The following nucleotide sequence is from Treponema pectinovorum.
CAAAAAAAATCGTGTCAGCCGCTTGCTAAAAGCGTTTCGAAGCCTTTCTAAGCATAATCAACAATCACATTATTTTGCCACAAAAGACGACGACTCAAAACAAAAATAAAATCGTTCTATGTTTTGCAATAAAAAAAATTAATTAGGACGAAGCCACTCTACTCGACCGTCCCGCCGCCACTCGCTACGCTCGGTGCTACGCACTGCCTTGCGGCATGGCTCTGGCACGGCGTAAGTATATACAAATTAAAACAATTATTTTTCTCGCTGATTATTCGGAAAAAAATGGGCGTCTAAGAAATCTTAGACGCCCTAAAATTTTTCAAACTATAATCTATTTTTTATAGATTATTCGTTAGGTCCCATTTTTATACCTTCCAGATACAACCCACTTGGCCATTCAAAAGTCAACTCTGTAGGGTCACCTGTGTATACAAAATTCTGTGAATTAACAGTTTTAAATTCTGGAGTTGCAACTCCTTTTGCATAACACTCTGTCATTTTTACAACATTTAACGTTGTAACTACGGTATCGCCATTTTTTACTGTAATAGTTCCTTGCCCATATCTACAAAGTCCTACAAAAATCTTTACAGTACCAGCAACTTTCAAAGTTCCTTTACCACCGTTTAATCCATGTCCTGAACCAGGATTTGCTCCAGTCCAACTAAGTAAGCCGTCGCTAGTAGAACCTGCAGCCTTCAAATTTTCTGCTAAACATAGATTATAAGTATAAGACTTGCCTGCCTCAGGGAATGAACCAGCTTCTGCAGATATAATGGTTTTTCCCCAGGTTGGAGATTTTCCCGAAATTGATTGTACACTCTCAGCTCCGCTAACAGTTCTATGGCCGTGTATACAAACGCGAACTTTTGCAGTTTCGCCAGCCTTTACAACCTTGTATATATTATAAGTCGAGTTATCATTTACACTACTGCGAGGAACAATTCCTGTTTCGTCCATAACATCATAAACGACAGATTCTGTACCAGCATTGTCTACAAATGTAACATAGGTACGTAAGTTTCCAGTTCCGGGATTTCCCCAGTAAATTTTAAGAGTGTCAATTCTCATATCAACAACTGCTGTAATTGGATACTCAACATACCATTCACCTTTTTGTGGATCTGTGTCTGCAGCACTAAGAGTAATACCAGTTTTGCAAGTGCCAGGAAGTTTTGAAGCATTATAAGCCCAAGTTCCTGTAACACCATTGCTTTCTGTCTTTGGTACACAATTAGCTACAGTTGCGATTGCAGCATTAGAAGTTGAACCTGCAAAATTACCTGTTGTGTTATCTAACCATACAAAGTCAACAGCACTTGCACTAGCTGGAACTATTTTTACAATTTTAGTTCCGATTGCAGCATTTTCGTCTTTTGCTGTTGCAGTAATTGTAACATCTATTTCCGCAGAAACATCGTTAGCAGTAAGAAGTCCATCTTCATCAATTGTCGCTGCAGTTGCAGGAGAAACAGACCAAGAAAAATCTGTATTAGAAGCATTAAACGGTGAAACAACAGCCGAACACTGCAAAGATTTTTTTCCAGCAATTTCTGCTGTATTATCAGCAGTAGAAACTGCAATAGCTGTTACAGGTACAAAAGTTATTGCTTCATCATAAATTACAACTATTTTTGTAATATAAGATGTTTTTGTAGCAGTTATAGTTACTGTGTTTGTTCCAGGTGTATATACGATATATTCTTTTGTTTCTGTCTTATTTGTAGAACCATTGTTAAAACTATAGAAAGATTCTCCTTGAGTTCCAGCTTTTATAGTTCCATTTCCTGCATAATAGCCAGTTACAGCAACAGTACATTTTCCAGTTACATTGAATGTAATTGTAGAAGATGGAGTTCCTTTCCAGTGAGTTTTTCCATTTTCAAGTTCAAATCCTGTTCCAGTAACTCCAGCAACTGTTGCAGTGTTAAGAACATAAGTCGTTGAAGAAGTTTCTGTTTCTCCATCAAGAACTTGTTTAGAAGTATCTGGAGTAACTTCCCATCCAGCAGAAGCGATAAGAGCATCAATATCCCAAGCGTTTGTAGCATCTTTTGAAAAAGCACCTGTTTTTATGCTGTAATTTCTGTTAAGAATTGCACGACGACCACTGTATTCTTTTGAAAGATTGTCATCGGAAATTGTTCCAACGGAAGCCATCTTTGAAGGATAAGCAGTTGCAAAAGTAGAATCAATTTTCCAGCCTATATATTGCTGATCAGAAGTACCCATTGCAGCACTTTTTGCAAGAACAGGATTTAAAGTTCCAGTTACATTACAACCAACAAAA
It contains:
- a CDS encoding Ig-like domain-containing protein → MKKLWKAFAIFAVTAMLGSAFIACKSDDSGGGGGESGSQPTPSGEGKKITVIDSSNNNTDFDTIQAALNSITDSGSYTIKLGKGTYNENYINYNGAATIKIIGDTSEKYGSDVIITGHGTAMGQERGRELIEIQGTANIILENLTLLSDYSRKDHPGDVQAEVLGFDSTGTLAAYNCAFKSHQDTMRTTGKTWFYKCYVEGDTDFIWMESAGIVALYEECEIVSVYDEFAPTHASYILAPRATVANTLGKGAVIFNSSIKVTENQDTFLFRNPWGNNNNYYNQGAFVGCNVTGTLNPVLAKSAAMGTSDQQYIGWKIDSTFATAYPSKMASVGTISDDNLSKEYSGRRAILNRNYSIKTGAFSKDATNAWDIDALIASAGWEVTPDTSKQVLDGETETSSTTYVLNTATVAGVTGTGFELENGKTHWKGTPSSTITFNVTGKCTVAVTGYYAGNGTIKAGTQGESFYSFNNGSTNKTETKEYIVYTPGTNTVTITATKTSYITKIVVIYDEAITFVPVTAIAVSTADNTAEIAGKKSLQCSAVVSPFNASNTDFSWSVSPATAATIDEDGLLTANDVSAEIDVTITATAKDENAAIGTKIVKIVPASASAVDFVWLDNTTGNFAGSTSNAAIATVANCVPKTESNGVTGTWAYNASKLPGTCKTGITLSAADTDPQKGEWYVEYPITAVVDMRIDTLKIYWGNPGTGNLRTYVTFVDNAGTESVVYDVMDETGIVPRSSVNDNSTYNIYKVVKAGETAKVRVCIHGHRTVSGAESVQSISGKSPTWGKTIISAEAGSFPEAGKSYTYNLCLAENLKAAGSTSDGLLSWTGANPGSGHGLNGGKGTLKVAGTVKIFVGLCRYGQGTITVKNGDTVVTTLNVVKMTECYAKGVATPEFKTVNSQNFVYTGDPTELTFEWPSGLYLEGIKMGPNE